Proteins encoded in a region of the Tripterygium wilfordii isolate XIE 37 chromosome 21, ASM1340144v1, whole genome shotgun sequence genome:
- the LOC119988359 gene encoding uncharacterized protein LOC119988359: MSQQRQGTGSPVEAPAKRKRGRPRKDENLVPVVRAATSGADSRKKNTQSSGASGAVSVRNEVVGQLVSGVVEGSFNDGYLINVKLSNSNVNLRGAVFLPGRSIPITAANDVAPQIPMIDRVEIDITSPDSQTKLHGSVSLVEQSDKAPSELNSKVCRAPGEDKPADPQSGIPSSSEKEPTSVILPLVDSIQVSAAGLSSGEKIKPPIAEFDSGNQSASVLVQSDPKVFEQNDMVIEASGMEKVPNTDEEMTGGSKQDGASASITENFPGTETAQQEFLTPSQGGNSEVQHNDSACDGPKSPDLEANKPPAFAEPEVISEPIGINISLENQPSSMDAKPEEDTPQELATNIVGDGNTSNLNRTAASDSAVITDTNSLSPPVVPSEPSLVAEGPVLPTVMEPEICASPGAANILDCNTNDTIAPTEL, encoded by the coding sequence ATGAGCCAACAGAGGCAAGGGACAGGTTCTCCAGTAGAGGCCCCAGCAAAAAGAAAACGTGGTCGTCCACGCAAGGATGAGAATCTGGTACCAGTGGTAAGAGCTGCAACATCTGGAGCTGACAGTAGGAAGAAAAACACACAGAGCTCTGGTGCAAGTGGTGCGGTATCTGTACGTAATGAGGTGGTGGGTCAGCTGGTTTCTGGTGTTGTTGAAGGTTCTTTTAATGATGGATATCTCATTAATGTCAAGTTATCCAACAGTAACGTTAATTTGAGGGGTGCTGTTTTTCTTCCTGGGAGATCCATTCCTATTACTGCTGCGAATGATGTGGCTCCTCAGATACCAATGATTGATAGAGTTGAGATTGACATCACATCTCCAGACTCACAAACCAAGCTCCACGGTTCTGTGTCTTTGGTGGAGCAAAGTGATAAGGCACCTAGTGAGCTCAACAGCAAGGTGTGCAGAGCGCCCGGTGAGGATAAACCCGCTGATCCTCAGTCTGGCATCCCCAGTTCAAGTGAAAAGGAGCCAACCTCTGTTATCTTGCCACTGGTTGATAGCATACAGGTAAGTGCCGCTGGTCTTTCTTCTGGGGAAAAGATTAAGCCTCCGATTGCGGAGTTCGACTCTGGAAACCAGAGTGCCTCTGTTTTGGTGCAGTCAGACCCTAAAGTTTTTGAGCAGAACGATATGGTGATTGAAGCTTCTGGAATGGAAAAGGTGCCAAATACCGATGAAGAGATGACTGGAGGATCAAAACAAGATGGAGCATCTGCATCCATAACTGAAAATTTTCCAGGTACTGAAACTGCCCAACAAGAGTTTCTTACACCAAGTCAGGGTGGGAATTCTGAAGTCCAGCATAACGACTCAGCTTGTGATGGACCGAAAAGCCCAGACCTTGAAGCTAACAAACCTCCTGCATTTGCTGAACCTGAAGTCATTTCTGAACCTATTGGAATCAACATTTCATTGGAAAACCAGCCTTCATCTATGGATGCTAAACCAGAAGAGGATACTCCCCAGGAACTTGCTACCAACATTGTAGGTGATGGTAACACATCCAACTTGAACAGAACGGCAGCAAGTGATTCCGCTGTCATTACGGATACAAACTCACTCTCTCCACCAGTGGTTCCTTCTGAACCCAGTCTTGTAGCTGAAGGACCTGTTCTCCCAACAGTGATGGAACCAGAAATCTGTGCTTCCCCAGGTGCTGCTAACATTTTGGACTGTAATACCAATGACACCATTGCGCCTACAGAATTGTAG
- the LOC119989459 gene encoding UPF0051 protein ABCI8, chloroplastic-like, whose amino-acid sequence MASLVANGISSFSSQLITDPQKLYKTLPFHPKLDSLRFPNSKARSLNIRADVGYESKNMNSSPPGNASTSTLTAVSSDDKIREILRNTDYKEKFGFSINIDSLSIPKGLSNETIRLISSLKEEPDWMLEFRLKAFEKFLKMKEPKWSDNRYPSIDFQDICYYSAPKKKPTLNSLDEADPELVKYFDRLGVPLNERNRLANVAVDAVLDSVSIATTHRKTLEKAGVIFCSISEAIREYPDLVKKYLGRVVPSEDNYYAALNSAVFSDGSFVYIPKDTKCPMQISTYFRINALETGQFERTLIVADDRSSVEYLEGCTAPSYDTNQLHAAVVELYCADDAEIKYSTVQNWYAGDEEGKGGIYNFVTKRGICAGPRSRISWTQVETGSAITWKYPSVVLEGDDTVGEFYSVALTNNYQQADTGTKMIHKGKNTKSRIISKGISAGNSRNCYRGLVQIQSKAENARNSSQCDSMLIGDLAAANTYPYIQVKNPTARVEHEASTSKISEDQLFYFQQRGIDYEKAMAAMISGFCQDVFNKLPQEFGAEVNQLLSLKLEGSVG is encoded by the exons ATGGCTTCTCTAGTAGCAAACGGCATCTCAAGCTTCTCTTCCCAACTCATAACCGATCCACAGAAGCTGTACAAGACGTTGCCTTTTCATCCAAAACTGGATTCTTTGAGATTCCCAAATTCGAAAGCGAGGTCCTTGAACATCCGAGCGGATGTCGGGTATgaatcaaagaatatgaattcGAGTCCGCCAGGTAACGCCTCTACTTCAACTTTAACAGCGGTTAGTTCCGATGATAAAATCAGAGAGATTCTGCGAAACACCGATTATAAAGAGAAGTTTGGCTTCTCAATTAATATAGATTCTCTTTCGATTCCTAAAGGGCTCTCAAATGAAACGATCCGGTTAATTTCTTCTCTTAAAGAAGAACCGGATTGGATGTTAGAATTTAGACTGAAAGCTTTTGAGAAGTTTTTGAAGATGAAAGAACCTAAATGGTCTGATAATCGATACCCATCTATTGATTTTCAAGATATTTGCTattattctgcacccaagaagAAACCCACCTTGAATAGCCTAGATGAGGCCGACCCGGAACTCGTTAAATACTTTGACCGATTGGGTGTGCCTCTGAATGAGCGGAACCGATTGGCAAATGTTGCAGTAGATGCAGTTTTGGATAGCGTATCGATTGCAACCACTCATAGGAAGACTTTAGAGAAGGCTGGTGTCATCTTTTGTTCCATATCTGAGGCCATAAGGGAGTACCCGGATTTGGTTAAGAAATATCTGGGGAGAGTTGTTCCTAGTGAAGACAATTACTATGCAGCTTTGAATTCTGCTGTCTTCAGTGATGGTTCCTTTGTTTATATACCTAAGGATACCAAGTGTCCTATGCAAATTTCAACATATTTCAGGATTAATGCATTAGAAACTGGACAGTTTGAGAGGACTCTCATAGTGGCCGATGATAGGAGTTCTGTAGAGTATTTGGAAGGCTGTACCGCTCCTTCTTATGATACAAACCAACTTCATGCTGCCGTGGTTGAGTTATATTGTGCTGATGACGCTGAGATAAAGTACTCCACGGTGCAGAATTGGTATGCTGGTGATGAGGAAGGTAAGGGTGGGATTTACAATTTCGTCACCAAGCGAGGCATTTGTGCTGGACCTCGATCAAGGATATCGTGGACCCAGGTGGAGACAGGGTCTGCAATCACCTGGAAGTACCCTAGTGTTGTTCTAGAGGGTGATGATACTGTGGGAGAGTTCTATTCAGTTGCTTTGACAAATAATTATCAGCAGGCTGATACAGGAACAAAAATGATACACAAGGGAAAGAATACAAAAAGTCGGATAATCTCAAAAGGCATATCAGCTGGAAATTCAAGAAATTGTTATAGGGGGCTTGTTCAGATTCAGTCAAAAGCAGAGAATGCTCGAAACTCATCGCAGTGCGATTCAATGCTTATTGGTGACCTTGCAGCGGCCAACACGTATCCATACATTCAG GTGAAGAATCCCACTGCTCGTGTTGAACATGAAGCCAGTACCTCAAAAATTAGTGAAGATCAACTTTTTTACTTTCAACAAAGGGGAATTGATTACGAAAAGGCCATGGCTGCTATGATTTCTGGGTTTTGCCAAGATGTTTTTAATAAACTCCCTCAGGAATTTGGCGCTGAGGTGAACCAGCTCCTGAGCTTGAAGCTTGAAGGATCAGTTGGCTAA
- the LOC119990035 gene encoding uncharacterized protein LOC119990035, whose product MTLLRRSNAYTKIDKEDPEEIFHRRAEFLIYKVLQQADSRKQRPSFLRIRSNRLKVKIGKKLKNLRRSMSMTTSAARLGVYKQIAWILKAWKRLLGCGEAIVRLPLF is encoded by the coding sequence ATGACTCTATTGAGGAGATCAAATGCATATACAAAAATAGATAAGGAAGACCCAGAAGAGATTTTTCATCGACGAGCGGAATTCTTGATATACAAAGTGCTACAACAAGCAGATTCGAGGAAACAGAGGCCATCGTTTTTACGAATAAGGTCGAATAGGTTGAAGGTCAAGATTGgcaagaaattgaaaaatctGAGGAGAAGCATGTCGATGACAACATCTGCAGCAAGATTAGGTGTTTACAAACAAATTGCTTGGATTTTAAAAGCTTGGAAACGCTTGCTTGGCTGCGGAGAAGCCATTGTTAGACTTCCTCTGTTTTGA
- the LOC119988120 gene encoding protein DETOXIFICATION 40-like, with protein MASQDELQQPILNSQPSHHGVDARLEKILVDTQLPYFKRLRLASWIEFMLMFKLAGPAVFVYLINNFTSMSTRIFAGQLGNLDLAAASLGNSGIQLLAYGIMLGMGSAVETLCGQAYGAGRYEMLGIYLQRATIVLVITGLPMVLLYAFSEPILILLGQTEEIASAAAIFVYGLIPQIFAYAVNFPIQKFLQAQSIVNPSAYVSAFTLLLNLLTSWVAVYKLGMGLFGASLMLSISWWVMVVAQFLYILKSDTCKKTWTGLSSQAFSGLWEFVKLSAASAVMLCLETWYFQVLVVIAGLLENPQLSLDSLSVCMSIAGLLVMVSVGFNAAASVRVSNELGAGNPKSAAFSVVMVTLVSFIISLVEAGVVLALRHNISYAFTPGKIVADAVSDLCPFLALTLILNGVQPVLSGVAVGCGWQAFVAYVNVGCYYVVGVPLGCLLGFTFNLGTKGIWSGMLAGTLMQTLILLWVTYTTDWNKEVEVARQRLDKWDVKETKVVKT; from the exons ATGGCGTCTCAAGATGAGCTACAACAGCCAATCTTGAACTCCCAACCCAGCCATCATGGAGTGGATGCTCGGCTTGAGAAGATCCTAGTTGACACCCAATTGCCTTATTTCAAGCGACTGCGACTGGCCTCATGGATTGAATTTATGCTCATGTTCAAGCTGGCTGGACCTGCTGTTTTTGTTTACTTGATCAACAACTTCACCTCCATGTCCACGCGAATCTTCGCCGGTCAACTCGGCAATCTCGATCTCGCCGCTGCTTCTCTTGGCAATAGCGGCATCCAACTCTTGGCTTACGGCATCATG TTGGGCATGGGAAGTGCAGTGGAGACACTATGTGGGCAAGCGTACGGGGCTGGTCGGTACGAGATGTTGGGGATCTACCTTCAAAGAGCAACCATTGTGCTCGTTATAACTGGTCTACCAATGGTGTTGCTGTACGCATTTTCAGAGCCAATTTTAATCTTACTTGGTCAAACAGAGGAGATAGCATCAGCTGCAGCAATTTTCGTCTACGGTCTCATCCCACAAATATTTGCTTACGCTGTCAACTTCCCCATACAAAAATTTCTCCAAGCCCAAAGCATAGTGAACCCAAGCGCCTACGTCTCAGCCTTTACACTCTTGTTAAATCTATTGACGAGTTGGGTCGCTGTGTATAAGTTGGGCATGGGTTTGTTCGGTGCGTCACTGATGTTGAGCATATCGTGGTGGGTCATGGTGGTGGCTCAGTTTCTCTATATCTTGAAGAGTGACACGTGTAAGAAAACTTGGACTGGGCTTAGCTCGCAGGCCTTCTCTGGGCTTTGGGAGTTCGTCAAACTGTCCGCCGCGTCAGCGGTGATGCTGTGCTTGGAGACTTGGTACTTTCAG GTACTAGTAGTGATTGCAGGGCTGCTCGAGAACCCTCAACTGTCTTTGGACTCACTTTCTGTATG TATGTCAATAGCTGGATTGTTGGTCATGGTGTCAGTGGGGTTCAATGCAGCTGCaag TGTGAGAGTGAGCAATGAATTAGGAGCAGGAAATCCCAAATCAGCTGCATTTTCAGTGGTCATGGTGActttggtttctttcataatttcATTGGTAGAAGCTGGAGTTGTTCTTGCCCTACGCCACAACATCAGCTACGCCTTCACACCCGGCAAGATCGTGGCCGATGCCGTATCAGACCTCTGCCCCTTTTTGGCTTTAACACTCATCCTTAATGGTGTCCAACCAGTCTTATCTGGGGTGGCTGTAGGGTGTGGATGGCAAGCATTTGTAGCTTACGTTAATGTGGGATGCTACTACGTTGTTGGAGTTCCACTAGGATGTCTTCTTGGCTTCACGTTCAATCTCGGCACAAAA GGAATTTGGTCTGGTATGTTAGCAGGAACACTAATGCAGACCCTCATATTGTTGTGGGTTACATACACCACAGACTGGAACAAAGAG GTGGAGGTGGCGAGACAGCGTTTGGACAAATGGGATGTGAAGGAGACTAAGGTCGTAAAGACCTAA
- the LOC119988343 gene encoding protein DETOXIFICATION 40-like produces MGSQPNVIDQAIVRSFRSQGEPVSDELEWILNDPNLTLYQRLKAATWVELVLLFKLAAPAIVVYLLNNVVSMSTQIFCGHLGNLQLAAVSLGNTGIQVFAYGLMLGMGSAVETLCGQAYGANKYDMLGLYLQRSTVLLTVTALPVTLIYVFSKPILILLGESPEISSAAALFVYGLIPQIFAYAANFPIQKFLQSQSIINPSAYISLAALVLHLVLTWLAVFVLDWGLLGAALVLSLSWWVIVVAQFVYILISPRCKHTWKGFSLHAFTGLWGFFKLSAASAVMLCLETWYYQVLVLIAGLLPNAEIALDSLSICTTISGWVYMISVGFNAAASVRVSNELGAGHPKSASLSVVVVTLSSLIVAVVAAIVALVLRDVISYAFTEGEVVSKAVSELTPFLALTLILNGIQPVLSGVAVGCGWQAFVAYVNVGCYYFVGVPVGAVLGFTFNLGAKGIWTGMLGGTFLQTVILMWVTYRTDWEKEVENAKSRLEAWDDKKEKEPLLSNY; encoded by the exons ATGGGGTCTCAACCCAATGTGATCGATCAAGCTATAGTTCGAAGCTTCCGATCGCAAGGCGAGCCGGTAAGCGACGAGCTTGAATGGATACTCAACGACCCAAACTTGACGTTGTATCAGCGGCTCAAGGCGGCGACTTGGGTTGAGCTTGTTTTGCTGTTTAAGCTTGCCGCTCCTGCTATTGTCGTTTACTTGCTAAACAACGTCGTTTCGATGTCAACCCAAATCTTCTGCGGCCATCTTGGGAATCTCCAGCTTGCTGCTGTCTCTCTTGGTAACACTGGCATCCAAGTCTTCGCTTATGGCCTCATG CTTGGTATGGGGAGTGCAGTGGAGACGTTGTGTGGACAAGCTTACGGTGCAAACAAGTACGACATGCTTGGCTTGTATCTTCAACGATCAACCGTTCTTCTAACGGTAACGGCACTTCCGGTGACATTAATTTACGTGTTTTCGAAGCCAATCTTGATATTACTAGGGGAATCGCCAGAAATCTCATCCGCAGCTGCGCTATTTGTTTACGGATTAATCCCACAAATTTTCGCTTACGCGGCTAATTTCCCCATACAAAAGTTCTTGCAATCACAGAGCATAATAAATCCAAGTGCATACATATCATTGGCAGCACTTGTATTGCACCTGGTGTTGACTTGGCTGGCGGTGTTTGTATTGGACTGGGGTCTATTGGGTGCAGCCCTTGTGCTTAGTCTTTCTTGGTGGGTCATAGTTGTGGCTCAATTTGTGTACATTTTGATTAGTCCAAGGTGTAAACACACATGGAAAGGATTTAGTTTGCATGCTTTTACTGGGTTGTGGGGGTTCTTCAAATTGTCAGCTGCATCAGCTGTCATGCTTTGCTTGGAGACTTGGTACTATCAGGTCCTAGTCTTGATTGCTGGTCTTCTTCCAAATGCTGAGATCGCCTTGGATTCTCTATCAATTTG CACAACGATATCAGGATGGGTGTACATGATTTCAGTCGGATTTAATGCTGCTGCAAG TGTTCGAGTGAGCAATGAACTTGGAGCAGGACATCCTAAATCCGCTTCATTGTCAGTTGTTGTGGTGACCCTGTCGTCCCTAATAGTCGCTGTAGTGGCTGCAATCGTGGCCCTCGTTCTACGCGATGTCATCAGCTACGCATTCACAGAAGGGGAAGTCGTCTCGAAAGCTGTCTCCGAGCTCACTCCCTTCCTTGCATTAACACTCATTCTCAACGGCATCCAACCCGTTCTTTCAG GGGTGGCTGTTGGGTGTGGATGGCAAGCATTTGTGGCATATGTGAACGTTGGATGCTATTACTTCGTTGGTGTTCCAGTGGGTGCCGTCCTTGGCTTTACATTCAACTTAGGAGCCaag GGAATATGGACTGGCATGCTAGGAGGTACATTCTTGCAGACAGTCATTTTAATGTGGGTGACCTACCGAACTGATTGGGAAaaagag GTGGAGAATGCGAAGAGCAGGTTGGAGGCTTGGGATgacaagaaggagaaggagccTCTTTTGAGCAACTACTAA